The genomic DNA TTACTCCAAATTAATATGCTGAACTTGTCAATCAAACGTCTGGTAAAGGTTTGTTGAATACGAATTCCCAAGATTTTATGCATACAGCTAATGAGCTAACGTTAGCGATATTAGTTTGTAGTTTACACAAAAAGTGGCAGTGGTGTTGTCTATTCTATTGGGATTTGAAATGTCTTGAATAACAGTTTTCAAACTCTTGAGTATTTATTAACGATATAAGGGACGTTTACGAAAATTAACTTCAATTTTAGTTTTACTTCACATTTAGAGAAGCATATTCTAGCAGCACGTTCATTTGTCTGAGTAATTTAATTACCCTCATCTATATTCTTTTTCCATGTTCACACTACTTGGATATAGAAGTATCACTCCCAGTTCAGCTAACCCTCATGTCGATAATGTTTTAAGGGAAAATCCACCTTCAGTTTTTTACCCACCGTGAACCCTAACAAAAATGACACACCTTTTGTTGCCAGTGCAGCTGTATGTTGTTCTTTATTGGTAACATCGTCATATTATTATATTTCACAATTACTTTTCTCAATGACCTTGACAATGAAATAACACCTTCAAAGATGAATCGTCatttaaaaggctgttttgtACATGGGTAACTGTATTAGAAaatggggttgggggggggggggggcagatgtCTTTTGAAATGTGGAAGCGAAGACCTTTTTACCTTTCAGTCGTCTGAATTTCTCTGTTACTCATATGTTTGGACATATGGGTGATGCCTGCAAACAGTCATTGTATTCATTCTTAAAGCTTTTAACCAAATCTGTTTTATTTACTCTTGGCCCTCTGGGCATgcaatatgcacacacacacataaagtgTGTCCTATATATAAGTGCACGTACCATTTTAAAGTTCAGTAAATTACTTAATTACTCTTCCAAAATTTCTTCCTTCTCATGCAAAATGGGCCTGCCTGGCATTGAGTAAAACTTGTGTAAGCTTTATCCAACATAGGTCACACTACTGTTAAGTACAAGGATCTGCCCATTTGTGTCTAAGCCTATAGTTTCAATTTCATACTGACGAAATGGgcaacttgtttttttttgtcatcaacTGTGGATGAGACTTAAGCTTATTTGCTCGATGTTGAATGCAACACTGCAGTTTAGTATCatacatacatttttaataaactACAATATGCTCCCAGTCTTTAAGAGACTGCATCATCTTGGACTGAAGTTGTCGACTGATAGCTTCCAGTACTGATGCCAAAGCCTGCACCTATTCTAGACATATGTGGCAGGTTATAGTCAGAAGGGCGAGGTCTCTGTCATGGCAGCCGGACCACATGTCTACCATTCACATTGTTCGGAAGGAGACGGACAGTTTTTGCTGAAGTGCAACACGGTGCTTTTAAGCAGTGAGTTGGTTAACATCTGCGGTGTGTGCGCAGTGGTGCTGATTGGAGACTCGGGGGTGGGGAAGAGCAACCTGCTGTCCCGCTTCACACGCAATGAGTTCAACCTGGAGAGCAAGAGCACCATCGGCGTGGAGTTCGCCACACGTAGCATCCAAGTGGATGGCAAAACCATAAAGGCACAGATTTGGGACACTGCAGGACAGGAGCGTTACAGAGCAATTACATCAGCGTGAGTGCAGtcactgtatatatacacacacacacctttttctTAGTGATACTTATTTTCCAGTCTCAGCTCTGTGGTGTTTTTAAAtgtctgtggtgtttttttttttttgtttgtttgtttgttttttttctttctttctttcttgtacCACATCAGGTACTACCGGGGTGCCGTAGGGGCCCTGCTGGTGTACGACATCGCCAAGCACCTGACCTATGAGAACGTGGAGCGCTGGCTGAAAGAGCTCAGGGACCACGCTGACAACAACATCGTCATCATGCTGGTGGGCAATAAGAGTGACCTCAGGCACCTGAGGGCAGTACCCACAGATGAGGCCAGAGCCTTTGCAGGTGAGAGCCTCTCCTCGCTCCATTAGTACAGCCTGgcaggaagagaaagaaagagtccTGCAGATGACAATAATACTGCCTTCATGTTGCATCGTTCTTTCAGAGAAGAACAATCTGTCATTCATTGAAACGTCAGCTTTGGATTCCACAAATGTCGAAGAGGCTTTCAAAAACATActaacaggtgtgtgtatgtatgttagAGGGTGATGTTTAATGCTTGACCATTTGAAGTTATTTCAACGTATCGGATGTGAAACGTGGTGTCATTTCCAGGAGCAACATTGCTATGTTGTTTTTTCAGAAATCTACCGTATCGTATCACAAAAGCAGATTGCGGACAGGTCCGCGCACGACGAGTCTCCCGGCAACAACGTGGTGGACATCACTGTACCACCTACTACCGATGGAATGAAAGGCACTAAATTTCAGTGCTGCCAGAATCTGTGACTCTGCCCCCTTGCCACTACCCATGATGCCACttcctctgttcctctctcacTCATCGCTGCTTTGGCGCCTGTGCATCTTGCGGCCGCTGCTGCTCTACTTCCTGTCTTTACCTCCGCGTCATACCCATGTCCATTCTAGAATTCTCCTTAGTCCTGTGAAGTTCTAGATAACATTCCCCCCCTTTTTTCTCCTCCTTTTTTATTCTGTTTCTTTCTGAATTTGTCCCACTCttcgagtgtgagtgtgtgtgtgtgtgtgtgtgtgtgtgtttttctctttGCCATTATTCAGGGTATGAACTTATTCTATTtcagggggtggggggagtggaaTGTAAAATGAGTTTTTGGAAGTGTTTCTGTGTTGGACGGTGATTGTGTGACCCACTCCTAAGCAAAAGGGTGGTGAGAGATCATTGTGTCCTGAGCTTCCAACCGCTCCGAGGAGTTTCCTCACAGGGGTTCCCTACACTAAGCAAGTCTGCTACCTAGCCTTGAAAGGGATCTCTATTAGTGTAACTGTGGCACAGAAACTGATCTTGTCTGGATTATATAGATACCAAAGGGAGACTGCAGTCATTTTCAGAggtattaataaataaagtgaaCATTTCAGACTGCATAGGCAACATGTTGTTATCCTGCACTATTAGAGCAGCACTAGGGAGGCTACTGGGTGGATCTTACCATGATTTTGGATTAGATTCAGGGCACCAGTTTCAGCAGTTATCAGAATGTGATctcattttaataataaaatgtgtgtatatgtatattaaaTACATATACAATTAATTACATGTATC from Brachyhypopomus gauderio isolate BG-103 chromosome 12, BGAUD_0.2, whole genome shotgun sequence includes the following:
- the rab11ba gene encoding RAB11B, member RAS oncogene family, a → MGTRDDEYDYLFKVVLIGDSGVGKSNLLSRFTRNEFNLESKSTIGVEFATRSIQVDGKTIKAQIWDTAGQERYRAITSAYYRGAVGALLVYDIAKHLTYENVERWLKELRDHADNNIVIMLVGNKSDLRHLRAVPTDEARAFAEKNNLSFIETSALDSTNVEEAFKNILTEIYRIVSQKQIADRSAHDESPGNNVVDITVPPTTDGMKGTKFQCCQNL